The DNA segment TTTTGAGCGACAACTCAGTGTAGCTGATAATGTGATGCTGAGTAGATAGGAGGAAAGTCGAGTAGATTAATGCTGGGTTGTTTGTCAGCTTTGAGGTTATATTCAGCATCGGCTGTGATAAAACTTTAGCTATGAACTTTAGCTATGAGCTCTAGCTATAAACTCTCCCTACAAACATAGGTCATGAATACCGCGCATTGTTTCTATGCAAAATATGCACTTCATTCATAGAGGTTTATAGCCTATGCTTCTCCCATCAGTTTAAATAGGAACTAGTCATGTTTAACGCACTTGTTTTGACCCAAGAAGAAAAGCTTACTCACGCTAATGTTTGTCAAATTTCAGAGACAGATCTACCAGAGGGTGAGGTGTTGGTGGATGTGGCGTGTTCATCGCTAAACTACAAAGACGGTTTAGCGGTTACTGGCGTCGGTAGGATCATTCGTAACTTCCCTATGGTGCCGGGTATCGATTTTGCCGGTACCGTGCTTGAGTCAAGCGATGAGCGTTATAAAGTCGGCGATAAGGTTATTCTTACCGGTTGGGGCGTAGGTGAAAACCACTGGGGTGGTCTAGCCGAAAGAGCGCGTGTTAAAGCCGATTGGTTAGTGCCGATGCCAACTAACTGTGACGCCGCTAAAGCGATGCAGATTGGTACCGCAGGTTTGACGGCGATGTTATGCGTACAGGCGCTACAACAAGCGGGTATTAAGCCTGAAGATGGCGACGTATTAGTAACGGGTGCCAGTGGTGGCGTGGGCTCTGTTGCCGTGACCTTGCTAGCGCAGTTAGGTTATCGCGTGGTGGCAAGCTCAGGCCGCGCCCTGCAAAACGGTGCTCTACTAACTAAGCTTGGTGCCAGCGAAGTTATCGATCGCAGCGAGCTTGAAGTGGACTCACGTCCGCTAGAGAAGCAGCGCTGGGCTGGCGTGGTTGATACTGTAGGTAATAAGGTACTCGCTACTGCATTGGCACAAATGAACTACGGCGGCGCGGCTGCTATCTGTGGTTTAGCGGGCGGTTTTGCACTGCCAACAACGGTGATGCCATTTATTCTACGCGGCGTGAATCTTCTAGGCATTGACTCGGTTGCTTGCCCATTTGAGAAGCGTCAAGCAGCGTGGGAGCAAGTACTTAATTTGCTACCTGCTAGCTACTTTGAAGATGCTTGCGAGACCATCGCCCTAGAGCAAGTACCTGAATTTGCACAGCGCATCATCAAAGGCCAAGTAACAGGCCGCGTGTTAGTACAGCTATAAGCAGGGGCTAGGAAAGGCTAAGAAAGGTTCTAGGTTTTAGGAAAGGCTAAGAAAGGATCTAGGTCCTAGGAAAGGCTAAGAAAGGTTCTAGGTCCTAGGGAAAGCTAAGACGAACGTACGGAACGCTGCGCTTACGGAAAAGCCGGGGTAAAGCTAACTCGTATTTTATTGTAGGTTGGGCTTTAGCCCATCAGGCGCGAGTCCTTCATCCTTGATTCCAATCTGCAGTACCATCGATATCTTATTGATATATATCTTTTTGCCTTTGCTTTTCCTAGTAGGGCGCAGCCCGTCCTCGCAGCGCAGCGTCCTAGGGCCTAGTACCTTGTTTATTCAGTCCGTCCTCGCAGCGCAGCGTCCTAGGATCTAGTACCTTGTTTATTAAGTCCGCCCAGGGAAACCTAATTCGTTACAGGTTTTGTGGTGTCTGTGTTAGCAGGCTTTGAGTGGCCTCTATAATCTCATTTCGTAACCATTTTTGCGCCTTATCTTGCTCACAGCGTGAATGCCAAAATAGATTGTAATCTAAGCTTTGCAGCTTAAATGGCAGGGGTTTGACTCTAAGACAATGACGCTCGGCAGCAATGGCGGCCATGCCCTCTGGCAGGGTAATAATCAGCGGGTTTATCGATTGCAGTGCCAGCGCAGTATCTAAGTGCGGCGTTCTTAATAACTCGGTGCGCGGCGGATATTGGCTTATGGCATCATCGAGCAGCGCCTTTACCCCATCACTAATCGCAATGGTCGCATGAGGGTAGTGCAGGTAATCCTCTAAGCTGATATCGCTATCCGCGAGTGGGTGGTTAGGGGACAGTAAACAACTGACACCGACTTTACCCAGAAAGCTATGCTGCAGGTTTCCGGTTTGACCAATGGCGCGGCAGATGGCCATATCGGCACCTTTTACACTGAGCTGCGCCTGTAACTCTTTCTGCTGTACTGGCACAATCTCTAATCTGATCTGCGGCGCCTTTTGGTAAATATGAGGCAAAATGAAGGGCACCAACGCCTGCATAGCATAATCGGTTACGGCGATAGAAAACTGTTGCTGACACTCTTCGGGCACAAAGGCTTTAGGGGTTAACAGTTCAATCAACTGTCCAGTAGGTTGGCGCAACTGCTGGTAGCACTCAAGTGCGAACGAGGTCGGTACTAGCTGCTGACCAACACGAGAAAATAGCGGATCATCGAGCATCTCCCTAAGGCGTGCAAGAATACGGCTGGTGGCCGATTGGCTTAGGTGTAAACGCTTAGCCGCTTGAGTGACGCTGCGCTCTTCGACCAAGATCTGTAGCGCGATCAACAGGCTTAGATCTTGGCGGTAGATCTCTTCTAATTCCATAATGTCCTTTGCTTGCCAACCTCAGGGTGATGACAGTGTAAATCGTTATTAAAACCTACAGACGTAATGATGGCATAGAAGTCTGTAAGCCGAAAATATTATCCAATAACGCTGCACGTTACTTTTAGCAAGGATACTTTGTGCTGAGGTTATTAAATAGTCTAAATTTTACAATGAATTAACTTTTGAGGCCTGTGCCGAATATAGGTGTTGTATGTCACCTGGTTTGCGCTATCTGGCTAATCGAATAAATCAAATAAAACAGTGTTAAGTCAGAGCTGTATTGATGTTGAAACTTGATAGTTTGCTATCTATCAGCGTTT comes from the Shewanella halifaxensis HAW-EB4 genome and includes:
- the acuI gene encoding acrylyl-CoA reductase (NADPH), whose translation is MFNALVLTQEEKLTHANVCQISETDLPEGEVLVDVACSSLNYKDGLAVTGVGRIIRNFPMVPGIDFAGTVLESSDERYKVGDKVILTGWGVGENHWGGLAERARVKADWLVPMPTNCDAAKAMQIGTAGLTAMLCVQALQQAGIKPEDGDVLVTGASGGVGSVAVTLLAQLGYRVVASSGRALQNGALLTKLGASEVIDRSELEVDSRPLEKQRWAGVVDTVGNKVLATALAQMNYGGAAAICGLAGGFALPTTVMPFILRGVNLLGIDSVACPFEKRQAAWEQVLNLLPASYFEDACETIALEQVPEFAQRIIKGQVTGRVLVQL
- a CDS encoding LysR family transcriptional regulator: MELEEIYRQDLSLLIALQILVEERSVTQAAKRLHLSQSATSRILARLREMLDDPLFSRVGQQLVPTSFALECYQQLRQPTGQLIELLTPKAFVPEECQQQFSIAVTDYAMQALVPFILPHIYQKAPQIRLEIVPVQQKELQAQLSVKGADMAICRAIGQTGNLQHSFLGKVGVSCLLSPNHPLADSDISLEDYLHYPHATIAISDGVKALLDDAISQYPPRTELLRTPHLDTALALQSINPLIITLPEGMAAIAAERHCLRVKPLPFKLQSLDYNLFWHSRCEQDKAQKWLRNEIIEATQSLLTQTPQNL